The following are encoded together in the Planctobacterium marinum genome:
- a CDS encoding symmetrical bis(5'-nucleosyl)-tetraphosphatase, with protein MSIFVVGDIQACYSGLKKLLLKVGFNPKQHKLWAVGDLIGRGPQALETIEFLMSLGDSFNTVLGNHDLHFLAVSQGIREVKGKDGFAELLQSSKKNLIIQWLREKPLAAVPEEGFFLSHAGLYPLWSEREALKLAQETSQFLKSDKWRRLLEYMYGNEEQRWTDNLSGLERHKFVIDAFTRMRFVDQKAGLNLQLKTTPKDAPPGIFPWFQHPDLRHESQLLFGHWAALEGNNPNERIHALDTGYIWGGKMTAINLKDLKTVSVKARTL; from the coding sequence ATGAGCATTTTTGTTGTTGGTGATATTCAGGCCTGCTATTCCGGACTCAAAAAACTACTACTTAAAGTGGGTTTTAACCCTAAGCAGCATAAACTCTGGGCTGTCGGCGACCTGATTGGTCGTGGGCCACAAGCGCTCGAAACAATCGAATTTTTAATGTCCTTGGGTGACAGTTTCAACACGGTATTAGGCAACCACGACCTGCATTTTCTGGCGGTGAGTCAGGGTATTCGGGAAGTAAAAGGCAAAGATGGCTTTGCCGAATTGTTACAGAGCAGTAAAAAGAATCTCATCATCCAATGGTTGCGGGAAAAACCCCTGGCAGCGGTTCCTGAAGAGGGCTTTTTTCTGAGTCACGCGGGTCTGTATCCTCTTTGGTCTGAACGCGAAGCGCTAAAACTTGCGCAGGAGACCAGTCAGTTTCTCAAAAGCGATAAATGGCGGCGTTTGCTGGAATATATGTATGGTAATGAGGAGCAGCGATGGACAGACAATTTAAGCGGTTTAGAGCGCCATAAGTTTGTGATTGATGCCTTTACCCGCATGCGTTTTGTGGATCAAAAAGCGGGGCTTAATCTGCAACTCAAAACTACACCCAAAGATGCGCCTCCGGGCATCTTTCCCTGGTTCCAACATCCCGACTTAAGACATGAAAGTCAGCTGCTATTTGGTCACTGGGCGGCTCTGGAAGGTAACAATCCGAATGAGCGCATTCATGCGCTAGACACCGGCTACATTTGGGGCGGCAAGATGACGGCTATCAACCTGAAAGATCTCAAAACGGTATCAGTAAAAGCCAGAACGCTTTGA
- the apaG gene encoding Co2+/Mg2+ efflux protein ApaG — protein MEQESKLPEQIKIEVETAWLPEQISKEQNKYAFSYHITITNHAEVAVQLLNRYWLITDGNGKISEVAGPGVVGQTPVIQPGERFAYKSGAILDTPVGFMQGHYEFKSHDEQLFKTPIEVFTLSVPNSLN, from the coding sequence ATGGAGCAGGAAAGCAAACTACCTGAACAGATCAAGATTGAAGTGGAAACCGCTTGGTTGCCCGAACAAATAAGCAAAGAACAAAACAAGTACGCTTTCTCTTACCATATCACCATCACCAATCACGCCGAGGTGGCTGTGCAATTGCTCAATCGATATTGGTTGATTACTGACGGTAACGGCAAAATCTCTGAAGTTGCAGGGCCTGGTGTTGTTGGTCAAACTCCTGTTATCCAACCTGGAGAGAGGTTTGCCTACAAGTCAGGGGCAATTTTGGACACTCCGGTAGGCTTTATGCAGGGACATTACGAATTCAAAAGTCACGATGAACAACTTTTTAAAACCCCCATTGAGGTGTTTACTCTCAGTGTTCCTAACAGTCTGAATTGA
- the rsmA gene encoding 16S rRNA (adenine(1518)-N(6)/adenine(1519)-N(6))-dimethyltransferase RsmA, translating to MSKAHLGHVARKRFGQNFLHDEQVIADIVSAIRPVDGENLVEIGPGLGALTEPVCEQVSKLTVVELDRDLATRLRSHPFIRDKLNIVESDALKYDFAQLAQDKPLRIFGNLPYNISTPLMFHLFSFSTLVQDMHFMLQKEVVNRLAAEPGHKNYGRLSVMAQYYCQVVPVLEVPPHAFQPPPKVDSAVVRLLPHAAPPVEVQNKKTLDQVCAIAFNQRRKTIRNSLKELLSEADIEAVGINPAARAETLSLQDFANLANKTES from the coding sequence ATGAGTAAAGCACATCTTGGGCATGTAGCCCGGAAACGTTTTGGTCAGAACTTCTTGCATGATGAGCAAGTGATAGCCGACATCGTTAGTGCTATCAGACCAGTTGACGGTGAAAACCTGGTGGAAATTGGGCCTGGCTTGGGGGCGTTAACAGAGCCTGTCTGCGAACAGGTTTCAAAGCTCACTGTCGTAGAATTAGACCGCGATCTGGCCACGCGCTTGCGCTCACACCCCTTTATTCGCGATAAGCTCAACATTGTTGAAAGCGATGCCTTAAAATATGACTTTGCCCAACTGGCACAAGATAAGCCTCTGAGAATATTTGGTAATTTACCCTACAATATCTCAACACCTTTGATGTTCCACCTGTTTAGCTTCTCAACACTGGTGCAAGACATGCATTTTATGTTGCAAAAAGAGGTGGTGAATCGTCTGGCGGCAGAACCCGGGCATAAAAATTATGGCCGCCTTTCGGTTATGGCGCAGTACTATTGTCAGGTAGTTCCCGTATTAGAGGTACCTCCACACGCATTCCAACCACCACCGAAAGTAGATTCAGCGGTGGTCAGACTGCTCCCCCATGCCGCGCCACCTGTGGAGGTACAGAATAAAAAAACACTGGACCAGGTATGTGCTATCGCGTTTAATCAAAGGCGTAAAACGATACGCAATAGTCTGAAAGAGCTATTATCAGAAGCTGATATTGAAGCAGTAGGTATTAATCCTGCGGCAAGAGCTGAAACCCTGTCTTTGCAGGATTTTGCAAATCTGGCCAACAAAACAGAATCATAG
- the pdxA gene encoding 4-hydroxythreonine-4-phosphate dehydrogenase PdxA yields MPLKLAVTPGEPAGIGPDLVIQMAQLDWDVQLVAFADPDMMQERAAQLNLPLSLVEYAPERSDVLPAGKLFIVPVKVATKVTAGQLNEENGRYVVETLRQAGEANLRGEFDAVVTGPVNKSIINKAGISFSGHTEFFAQQSNTSDVVMLLSTEGLRVALVTTHIPLAYVSKAITPERLEKVISIINHDLITKFKIPSPKIYVCGLNPHAGENGHIGKEEQLVINPTLDMLRQRGINLIGPLPADTIFHPKYLDDADVVLAMYHDQGLPVLKYKGFGASVNVTLGLPIIRTSVDHGTALDLAGTGNIDNGSFKVAIRKAIKLAKNINE; encoded by the coding sequence ATGCCTTTAAAATTAGCAGTTACCCCCGGTGAGCCAGCTGGTATTGGGCCTGATTTGGTAATCCAAATGGCGCAATTGGATTGGGATGTGCAGCTTGTCGCCTTTGCTGATCCCGACATGATGCAAGAGCGTGCAGCTCAGTTAAATCTGCCACTTAGCTTAGTAGAATACGCGCCTGAACGCAGCGATGTGTTGCCCGCCGGAAAGCTATTTATCGTGCCAGTTAAAGTGGCCACTAAGGTCACTGCTGGCCAGCTAAACGAAGAAAACGGTCGCTACGTTGTTGAAACGCTGCGTCAGGCTGGCGAAGCTAATTTGCGCGGCGAATTTGATGCTGTCGTAACGGGTCCGGTAAACAAAAGCATTATTAACAAAGCGGGAATCTCTTTCTCTGGCCATACAGAGTTTTTTGCACAGCAAAGCAATACCTCTGATGTCGTGATGTTGCTTTCCACCGAAGGATTAAGAGTCGCACTGGTAACCACCCATATTCCGCTTGCCTACGTCAGTAAAGCCATCACACCAGAGCGGCTGGAAAAAGTGATTTCCATCATTAATCATGATCTAATTACCAAGTTTAAAATCCCCTCCCCTAAAATCTACGTATGCGGCTTAAACCCTCATGCAGGAGAAAATGGCCACATTGGTAAGGAAGAACAACTGGTAATCAATCCGACCTTGGATATGTTGCGTCAACGCGGCATTAACCTGATTGGTCCCTTACCGGCAGATACCATCTTCCATCCTAAATATCTGGATGACGCAGATGTGGTATTAGCCATGTATCACGATCAAGGCTTACCGGTATTAAAATACAAAGGCTTTGGCGCATCAGTGAATGTCACGCTTGGACTTCCCATTATCCGCACCTCAGTAGATCACGGAACCGCTCTGGACCTGGCGGGTACCGGCAATATAGACAATGGCAGTTTTAAAGTGGCCATCCGAAAAGCCATTAAATTAGCGAAGAATATCAATGAGTAA
- the surA gene encoding peptidylprolyl isomerase SurA, with amino-acid sequence MKLITVFSIFILSFSAFVKAQVQELDKVAVIVDQTVVLESEIKDLITTVKANAIRNNQNLPNDRVLRTQAIERLITEALQMQMAQRMGIQVSDPQLEQTIQNFASSENLTAEQLRAKVESEGMDWEQYRERIRKELITGEVTRANVRRRVYVTPQEIDNMVSLIDEQGAEEVEFQLGHILVGFPSEATQEDIDSAKTRSERVIELLQKEDADFRKIATTASSGPRALEGGDLGWMNVNTMPTLFAEVVADAKKDDLIGPIRSGAGFHILKILDIRGKQIAEIEEVNARHILIQTSVILSEERAQQMLSEFKNQVINGEAEFEDLAKEHSKDPGSAARGGELGWNDPSIYVPAFKETLAQLDEPGELSEPFRSVHGWHLVQLIGKRVGDVTDKLKQDKAYQLLFQRKFGEEREAWIRQMRDQAYVEVLE; translated from the coding sequence ATGAAATTAATAACCGTATTTTCAATTTTTATTCTGAGTTTCTCAGCTTTCGTTAAAGCCCAGGTCCAAGAGTTGGACAAGGTGGCAGTCATCGTTGACCAGACCGTGGTTTTGGAAAGTGAAATTAAGGACTTAATCACCACGGTTAAGGCCAATGCCATCAGAAATAATCAGAACTTACCGAATGACCGTGTCTTGCGTACCCAAGCAATTGAAAGGTTGATTACCGAAGCGCTGCAAATGCAAATGGCACAACGCATGGGTATTCAGGTAAGCGATCCACAACTAGAGCAAACTATCCAAAATTTCGCCTCTTCAGAAAACCTTACAGCAGAACAGCTGCGCGCCAAGGTAGAATCCGAGGGTATGGATTGGGAGCAATACCGAGAGCGTATCCGTAAGGAGCTGATCACCGGCGAAGTCACTCGCGCCAACGTCAGACGCCGCGTCTATGTCACGCCCCAGGAAATCGATAACATGGTCAGCCTCATTGATGAGCAAGGCGCTGAGGAAGTCGAATTCCAGCTAGGTCATATTCTCGTTGGCTTCCCGTCTGAAGCAACACAAGAAGATATTGACTCGGCCAAAACACGCTCGGAGCGCGTCATTGAGTTGCTGCAAAAAGAAGATGCCGACTTTAGAAAAATTGCCACAACTGCGTCTTCTGGACCCAGAGCGTTAGAAGGTGGTGATTTGGGCTGGATGAACGTCAACACTATGCCCACACTCTTCGCTGAAGTGGTTGCAGATGCCAAAAAAGACGACCTGATTGGTCCCATTCGCAGTGGTGCAGGCTTCCATATTTTGAAAATTCTGGATATCCGTGGTAAGCAAATCGCCGAAATCGAAGAAGTAAATGCTCGTCACATCTTAATCCAAACTTCAGTGATCCTCAGTGAAGAACGCGCACAGCAAATGCTGAGTGAGTTCAAGAATCAAGTCATCAATGGCGAAGCAGAGTTTGAAGACCTTGCCAAAGAACACTCCAAAGACCCAGGCAGTGCAGCTCGTGGTGGAGAACTTGGTTGGAACGATCCCTCCATTTACGTACCAGCGTTCAAAGAAACACTTGCACAATTAGATGAACCCGGAGAATTATCCGAACCTTTTCGCTCCGTACACGGTTGGCACCTGGTCCAGTTGATAGGAAAACGTGTTGGTGACGTAACAGATAAATTGAAACAAGATAAAGCTTATCAATTGTTGTTCCAGCGTAAATTTGGTGAAGAAAGAGAAGCATGGATCAGACAAATGCGAGACCAGGCATACGTTGAAGTGCTTGAATAA